In Nocardioides sp. JQ2195, a genomic segment contains:
- a CDS encoding glycine--tRNA ligase translates to MAKAPASTVDNVVSLAKRRGFVFPCGEIYGGTRSAWDYGPLGVELKENIKRQWWKAMVQGREDVVGLDSSIILPRETWVASGHVDTFNDPLTECQSCHKRYRADHLQEAYAEKKGMDNPDDVDLKDVACANCGTRGAWTEPREFSGMLKTHLGVVEDESGLHYLRPETAQGIFLNFANVVTSSRRKPPFGIAQIGKSFRNEITPGNFIFRTREFEQMEMEFFVKPGEDDEWHKYWIEERTRWYVDLGINPDNLRHFVHPQEKLSHYSKGTTDIEYRFNFAGSEWGELEGIANRTDFDLTTHAKHSGQDLSYFDQANNERYTPYVIEPAAGLSRSLMTFLVDAWSEDEAPNTKGGVDKRTVLRLDPRLAPVKVAVLPLSRNADLSPKAKGLAAELRRNWTVDFDDSGAIGRRYRRQDEIGTPYCVTVDFETLDDNAVTVRERDSMEQQRISLDGISTYFAERLLGA, encoded by the coding sequence GTGGCCAAGGCCCCCGCATCCACCGTCGACAACGTCGTCTCTCTCGCCAAGCGCCGAGGTTTCGTCTTCCCGTGCGGTGAGATCTACGGCGGCACCCGCTCCGCGTGGGACTACGGCCCGCTGGGCGTCGAGCTCAAGGAGAACATCAAGCGCCAGTGGTGGAAGGCGATGGTGCAGGGCCGCGAGGACGTCGTCGGCCTCGACTCCAGCATCATCCTGCCCCGCGAGACCTGGGTCGCCTCGGGCCACGTCGACACGTTCAACGACCCGCTGACCGAGTGCCAGTCGTGCCACAAGCGCTACCGCGCCGACCACCTCCAGGAGGCCTATGCCGAGAAGAAGGGCATGGACAATCCTGACGACGTCGACCTCAAGGACGTCGCCTGTGCCAACTGCGGCACCCGCGGCGCGTGGACCGAGCCGCGTGAGTTCTCCGGCATGCTCAAGACCCACCTCGGCGTCGTCGAGGACGAGTCCGGCCTGCACTACCTGCGGCCCGAGACCGCCCAGGGCATCTTCCTCAACTTCGCCAACGTGGTGACCTCCAGCCGCCGCAAGCCGCCGTTCGGCATCGCCCAGATCGGCAAGAGCTTCCGCAACGAGATCACCCCCGGCAACTTCATCTTCCGCACGCGTGAGTTCGAGCAGATGGAGATGGAGTTCTTCGTCAAGCCCGGCGAGGACGACGAGTGGCACAAGTACTGGATCGAGGAGCGCACCCGCTGGTACGTCGACCTCGGCATCAACCCCGACAACCTGCGCCACTTCGTGCACCCGCAGGAGAAGCTGAGCCACTACTCCAAGGGCACCACCGACATCGAGTACCGCTTCAACTTCGCCGGCTCCGAGTGGGGTGAGCTCGAGGGCATCGCCAACCGCACCGACTTCGACCTCACCACCCACGCCAAGCACTCCGGCCAGGACCTCTCCTACTTCGACCAGGCCAACAACGAGCGCTACACGCCCTACGTCATCGAGCCGGCGGCCGGTTTGAGCCGCAGCCTGATGACGTTCCTGGTCGATGCCTGGTCGGAGGACGAGGCGCCCAACACCAAGGGTGGGGTCGACAAGCGCACCGTGCTGCGGCTCGACCCGCGCCTGGCGCCGGTCAAGGTCGCCGTCCTCCCGCTAAGCCGCAACGCCGACCTGTCGCCCAAGGCGAAGGGCCTGGCCGCCGAGCTGCGACGCAACTGGACCGTCGACTTCGACGACTCCGGCGCGATCGGCCGCCGCTACCGCCGGCAGGACGAGATCGGCACTCCCTACTGCGTCACGGTCGACTTCGAGACGCTCGACGACAACGCCGTCACGGTGCGCGAGCGGGACTCGATGGAGCAGCAGCGGATCAGCCTCGACGGCATCTCGACGTACTTCGCTGAGCGTTTGCTCGGTGCGTGA
- a CDS encoding MarR family transcriptional regulator yields the protein MDNQNDVIEQQLFTLLRRTQAIHIGTASGDVELERSSYGILCLLADEGPQRLGAIAQTFRLDPSTITRQVQTVVRLGLAEKSVDENDRRASLLELTELGAAAVAEARDHRREMLDRLLAAWTPDERAEFLRSLQRFNATVEKWIEHGTPT from the coding sequence GTGGACAATCAGAACGACGTCATCGAGCAGCAGCTGTTCACCCTGTTGCGCCGCACCCAGGCGATTCACATCGGCACGGCCTCCGGCGACGTCGAGCTGGAGCGCTCCAGCTACGGGATCCTGTGCCTGCTCGCCGACGAGGGGCCGCAACGGCTCGGCGCCATCGCGCAGACGTTCCGCCTCGACCCGTCCACGATCACCCGCCAGGTGCAGACCGTCGTACGCCTGGGCCTGGCCGAGAAGTCCGTCGACGAGAACGACCGCCGGGCCTCGCTGCTCGAGCTGACCGAGCTCGGGGCCGCCGCGGTCGCCGAGGCACGCGATCACCGTCGCGAGATGCTCGACCGGCTCCTCGCCGCGTGGACCCCGGACGAACGGGCCGAGTTCCTGCGCTCGCTCCAGCGGTTCAACGCGACCGTCGAAAAGTGGATCGAGCACGGCACCCCGACCTGA
- the dusB gene encoding tRNA dihydrouridine synthase DusB, which translates to MQLGTLTVETPVVLAPMAGITNAAYRRLCLEQMASVGADGVFVCEMITSRGLVEGDAMTKSMLAFDELETRRSVQLYGTDPAYVGKAAEILCADYGVAHIDLNFGCPVPKVTRKGGGGALPWKRGLLADILEQAVRAATPYDVPVTMKTRKGIDDDHLTYLDAGRIAQESGIAAIALHGRTVQQAYSGQADWESIAALVDHVDIPVLGNGDIWEAADALRMVEETGVAGVVVGRGCLGRPWLFRDLAAAFRGEEVATLPTLGEVAAMMRRHAELLSKHMGEERGCKEFRKHVSWYLKGFRAGGALRHALALTDSLATLDTLLAELDPAESFPVGELGAPRGRQGAARKRVVLPDGWLDDADGAGFVLPEEVAEVSGG; encoded by the coding sequence ATGCAGCTGGGCACCCTGACCGTCGAGACCCCGGTGGTGCTGGCCCCGATGGCCGGCATCACCAATGCCGCCTACCGTCGGCTGTGCCTCGAGCAGATGGCCTCCGTGGGCGCCGACGGGGTGTTCGTCTGCGAGATGATCACCTCCCGCGGACTGGTCGAGGGTGACGCGATGACGAAGTCGATGCTCGCCTTCGACGAGCTCGAGACCCGTCGCAGCGTGCAGCTCTACGGCACCGACCCGGCGTACGTCGGCAAGGCCGCGGAGATCCTCTGTGCCGACTACGGCGTGGCCCACATCGACCTGAACTTCGGCTGCCCGGTGCCCAAGGTGACCCGCAAGGGTGGGGGCGGAGCGCTGCCGTGGAAACGTGGACTGCTCGCCGACATCCTCGAGCAGGCGGTCCGCGCCGCCACGCCGTACGACGTCCCGGTGACGATGAAGACCCGCAAGGGCATCGACGACGACCACCTGACCTACCTCGATGCCGGTCGGATCGCCCAGGAGTCGGGGATCGCTGCGATCGCCCTGCACGGCCGCACCGTCCAGCAGGCCTACTCGGGGCAGGCCGACTGGGAGTCGATCGCGGCGCTGGTCGACCACGTCGACATCCCGGTGCTCGGCAACGGGGACATCTGGGAGGCAGCGGACGCGCTGCGGATGGTCGAGGAGACCGGCGTGGCCGGTGTGGTCGTCGGACGTGGCTGCCTGGGCCGCCCGTGGCTGTTCCGCGACCTGGCCGCCGCCTTCCGTGGCGAGGAGGTCGCGACCCTGCCGACACTGGGCGAAGTGGCGGCGATGATGCGGCGCCATGCCGAGCTGCTGAGCAAGCACATGGGGGAGGAGCGGGGCTGCAAGGAGTTCCGCAAGCACGTCTCGTGGTACCTCAAGGGCTTCCGTGCCGGTGGTGCGTTGCGTCACGCCCTGGCGTTGACCGACAGCCTGGCCACCCTCGACACCCTGCTCGCCGAGCTCGACCCTGCCGAGTCCTTCCCGGTGGGTGAGCTGGGCGCGCCCCGGGGGCGCCAGGGCGCCGCCCGCAAGCGTGTCGTGCTCCCGGACGGATGGCTCGACGACGCTGACGGAGCAGGCTTCGTCCTGCCCGAGGAGGTCGCGGAGGTCTCCGGAGGGTGA
- a CDS encoding maleylpyruvate isomerase N-terminal domain-containing protein gives MRLTVPTATARTACAESVVGFVRAVDALSELDLLGASRCHGWTRMDVMVHVIAGWEDMLGGLVSSVDAEPTVDAATYWPAFAAEFVADDPIPALMAQRRRSTTYLRPASATRHLHEVADALLRGIASLPRGNCLWQGHVFTAGDFLTVWAVEDVVHHLDLRSEDPAPDSALALARATIEALVGEPLPTGWTDLEATLIGTGREPVPEDGGAIRDRFPALG, from the coding sequence ATGAGACTGACTGTCCCCACAGCGACGGCCCGCACCGCGTGCGCCGAGTCCGTCGTCGGCTTCGTGCGCGCCGTGGACGCGCTGTCCGAACTCGACCTGTTGGGTGCCTCGCGCTGCCACGGTTGGACGCGAATGGACGTGATGGTGCACGTCATCGCCGGCTGGGAGGACATGCTCGGCGGTCTGGTCTCGTCGGTCGATGCAGAACCCACCGTCGATGCAGCGACCTACTGGCCCGCGTTCGCCGCCGAGTTCGTCGCGGACGATCCGATCCCCGCGTTGATGGCGCAGCGGCGACGCTCCACGACGTACCTGCGACCGGCATCAGCGACCCGTCACCTGCACGAAGTCGCGGACGCGCTCCTGCGCGGCATCGCATCACTCCCCCGTGGGAACTGCCTGTGGCAGGGACACGTCTTCACCGCTGGTGACTTCCTCACTGTCTGGGCAGTCGAGGACGTCGTCCATCACCTCGACCTGCGCTCCGAGGATCCCGCTCCGGACAGTGCGCTGGCGCTGGCCCGGGCCACGATCGAGGCTCTCGTCGGGGAGCCGCTGCCCACGGGGTGGACGGATCTCGAGGCCACGTTGATCGGCACCGGCCGAGAGCCCGTCCCGGAGGACGGTGGTGCGATCCGGGATCGGTTCCCGGCCCTGGGATGA
- a CDS encoding antibiotic biosynthesis monooxygenase family protein: MLVVNRFRVPEGDAAFRGDLEAAHALLSERPGYVDGTIGRNVDEPDLWVMTTRWVNVGAYRRALSSYDVKLGAVPLLSRAVDEPSAYEIVEPGADLNQSFARQT, translated from the coding sequence GTGTTGGTGGTGAACCGGTTCCGGGTGCCCGAGGGCGATGCGGCGTTCCGTGGTGACCTCGAGGCGGCGCACGCCCTGCTGTCCGAGCGACCCGGCTACGTCGACGGCACGATCGGACGCAACGTGGACGAGCCCGACCTGTGGGTGATGACCACCCGCTGGGTCAACGTCGGCGCCTATCGCCGCGCGCTCTCGTCGTACGACGTGAAGCTGGGCGCGGTGCCACTGCTGAGCCGGGCCGTCGACGAGCCCAGCGCCTACGAGATCGTCGAGCCCGGTGCGGACCTGAACCAGTCGTTCGCCCGGCAGACCTGA
- a CDS encoding metal ABC transporter permease, giving the protein MDILTLDFMVRAMIAAVFTGLAAPVVGTYLVQRRLALMGDGIGHVAVTGVALGLLTGTSPTWTAIGVAILGAIVIEVIREQGHANGDVALALLFYGGIAGGVLITGVAGQSAARLQEYLFGSITTISVTDVWVTMALAALVILIGVGLSPQLFAVAQDQEFAQVAGLNIRFYNVLVAVLAAVSVTVAMRTVGLLLVSALMIVPVATAQQLTRSFRATLLASMLLGVTASFGGLMFAALVADVPPGPTIVLLALACFLLTWPMGVLLRRRRRQGLPFAELDPLAHDEIDEHPHEHGENCGHPAVPHGDHVDYLHDGHRHAPHGIHYDEH; this is encoded by the coding sequence ATGGACATCCTCACGCTCGACTTCATGGTCCGCGCGATGATCGCCGCGGTCTTCACGGGCCTGGCCGCCCCGGTCGTCGGCACCTACCTGGTGCAGCGCCGACTGGCGCTGATGGGCGACGGCATCGGCCACGTGGCGGTCACCGGTGTGGCGTTGGGGCTGCTCACCGGAACCTCGCCGACCTGGACGGCCATCGGTGTCGCGATCCTCGGCGCGATCGTCATCGAGGTGATCCGCGAGCAGGGCCACGCCAACGGCGACGTCGCCCTGGCGCTGCTGTTCTACGGCGGGATCGCCGGTGGCGTGCTGATCACCGGCGTGGCCGGCCAGAGCGCGGCCCGGCTGCAGGAATACCTCTTCGGTTCGATCACCACGATCTCGGTGACGGACGTGTGGGTCACCATGGCCCTGGCCGCGCTCGTGATCCTGATCGGGGTCGGCCTCTCACCGCAGCTGTTCGCCGTCGCCCAGGACCAGGAGTTCGCGCAGGTCGCCGGGCTCAACATCCGTTTCTACAACGTGCTGGTCGCCGTCCTCGCGGCGGTCTCGGTGACCGTCGCCATGCGCACCGTCGGGCTGTTGCTGGTCTCCGCCCTGATGATCGTGCCGGTGGCCACGGCCCAGCAGCTGACCCGCAGCTTCCGGGCCACCCTGCTGGCCTCGATGCTGCTCGGTGTCACCGCTTCCTTCGGTGGACTGATGTTCGCCGCACTCGTTGCCGACGTACCTCCCGGGCCCACCATCGTGCTGCTCGCGCTGGCCTGCTTCCTGCTCACCTGGCCGATGGGTGTCCTGCTGCGTCGCCGACGCAGGCAGGGGCTGCCGTTCGCCGAGCTCGATCCACTGGCGCACGACGAGATCGACGAGCACCCCCACGAGCACGGCGAGAACTGCGGCCACCCGGCCGTTCCGCACGGTGACCACGTCGACTACCTGCACGACGGCCACCGCCACGCACCCCACGGGATCCACTATGACGAACACTGA
- a CDS encoding transcriptional repressor, translating into MTNTDRPTETPRSAPVAGGRPTKQRLAVANVLASFDDFRSAQEIHALLATKGDNVGLATVYRTLQLLADAGEVDVLRTEDGEAAYRRCSDTHHHHLVCRACGATVEVEGPAVERWTTTIAAEHGYRDISHTLEMFGTCAACS; encoded by the coding sequence ATGACGAACACTGATCGACCGACCGAGACCCCGCGCTCCGCGCCGGTCGCCGGCGGTCGTCCCACCAAGCAACGGCTCGCGGTCGCCAACGTGTTGGCCAGCTTCGACGACTTCCGCAGTGCCCAGGAGATCCACGCCCTGCTCGCCACGAAGGGCGACAACGTCGGCTTGGCCACGGTCTACCGCACCCTGCAGCTGCTCGCCGACGCCGGCGAGGTCGACGTGCTCCGCACCGAGGACGGCGAGGCCGCCTACCGGCGCTGCTCGGACACCCACCACCATCACCTGGTCTGTCGCGCCTGCGGCGCCACGGTCGAGGTCGAGGGCCCGGCCGTCGAGCGCTGGACCACGACCATCGCGGCCGAGCACGGCTACCGCGACATCAGCCACACGCTCGAGATGTTCGGCACCTGCGCGGCCTGCTCCTGA
- a CDS encoding metal ABC transporter substrate-binding protein gives MNLSATLRIAASTLGTVVLLAGCSALSEEGAASGRQITTAFYPLAYATERVAGNHFDVVNLTNPGIEPHELELSVRQTGEVAEARLVVFEDGFQPAVDKAVEQTAEGETLDAADVVTLLPSSEHEAHEEGHAEEDHEDEHEDHAEEDHEGHDHGELDPHFWLDPLLMADFADALAAKLSDLDAEHADDFEANAAEFRAELEDLDAEYADGLASCQRNTVVVNHDAFGYQSRYGLHFEAITGLSPGAEPTAQTRAALERLIREDGITTVFSEALGSKQAAESIADDLGIRSQVLDPIEGLSDKTSEEDYVALMRANLVALKKANGC, from the coding sequence ATGAACTTGTCCGCCACCCTGCGCATCGCCGCCTCCACCCTCGGCACCGTCGTCCTCCTTGCCGGATGCAGTGCCCTGTCCGAGGAAGGTGCTGCCTCCGGTCGGCAGATCACCACGGCGTTCTATCCGTTGGCCTACGCCACGGAGCGGGTGGCGGGCAACCACTTCGACGTCGTGAACCTCACCAACCCCGGCATCGAGCCGCACGAGCTCGAGCTGAGCGTCCGCCAGACCGGCGAGGTGGCCGAGGCGCGGCTCGTGGTCTTCGAGGACGGCTTCCAGCCCGCCGTCGACAAGGCCGTCGAGCAGACCGCCGAGGGCGAGACCCTCGACGCGGCTGACGTGGTGACCCTGCTGCCCTCCTCCGAGCACGAGGCGCACGAGGAGGGGCACGCCGAGGAGGACCACGAGGACGAGCACGAGGACCACGCCGAGGAGGACCACGAGGGCCACGACCACGGCGAGCTCGACCCGCACTTCTGGCTCGACCCCCTGTTGATGGCTGACTTCGCGGACGCTCTCGCCGCCAAGCTCAGCGACCTCGACGCCGAGCACGCCGACGACTTCGAGGCCAATGCCGCCGAGTTCCGCGCGGAGCTCGAGGACCTTGACGCGGAGTACGCCGACGGGCTGGCCTCCTGCCAGCGCAACACGGTGGTCGTCAACCACGACGCCTTCGGCTACCAGTCCCGCTACGGCCTGCACTTCGAGGCGATCACCGGCCTCTCCCCCGGCGCCGAGCCGACCGCGCAGACCCGCGCTGCCCTGGAGAGGCTGATCCGCGAGGACGGCATCACCACGGTCTTCTCCGAGGCCCTGGGCTCCAAGCAGGCCGCCGAATCCATCGCCGACGACCTCGGCATCAGGAGCCAGGTGCTCGACCCGATCGAGGGCCTGAGCGACAAGACCTCGGAGGAGGACTACGTTGCCCTCATGCGTGCCAACCTCGTCGCCCTGAAGAAGGCGAACGGCTGTTGA
- a CDS encoding isoprenyl transferase, translating into MNREPRRPTPHPSGATPPPIPKELVPRHVAVVMDGNGRWAKERGLPRTKGHEAGESSLFDVVEGAIEIGVKAVSAYAFSTENWARSPDEVRFLMGFNRDVIRRRRDEMHELGVRVKWAGRAPRLWKSVIKELQVAEELTKDNTVCTLTMCVNYGGRAEVADAARSIAREVAAGRLNPEKVDEKTFAKHLYVPDLSDADLVWRTSGEQRLSNFMLWQAAYSEFVFSDVLWPDVDRRHLWAAIDTYARRDRRYGGALPNPTA; encoded by the coding sequence GTGAACCGAGAACCGCGTCGTCCCACTCCACACCCCTCTGGCGCCACGCCTCCTCCCATCCCCAAGGAGCTCGTCCCGCGCCACGTGGCCGTGGTGATGGACGGCAACGGCCGCTGGGCCAAGGAACGCGGGTTGCCGCGGACCAAGGGGCACGAGGCGGGGGAGTCGTCGTTGTTCGACGTGGTCGAGGGGGCCATCGAGATCGGCGTGAAGGCGGTCTCGGCGTACGCCTTCTCGACGGAGAACTGGGCACGGTCGCCCGACGAGGTCCGCTTCCTGATGGGCTTCAACCGCGACGTGATCCGCCGCCGACGTGACGAGATGCACGAGCTCGGCGTTCGGGTGAAGTGGGCGGGCCGGGCGCCGCGGCTGTGGAAGTCGGTGATCAAGGAGCTCCAGGTCGCCGAGGAGCTGACCAAGGACAACACGGTCTGCACCCTGACCATGTGCGTCAACTACGGCGGACGGGCCGAGGTGGCCGACGCGGCCCGCTCGATCGCGCGTGAGGTCGCTGCCGGTCGGTTGAACCCGGAGAAGGTCGACGAGAAGACGTTCGCCAAGCACCTCTATGTCCCGGACCTCTCCGACGCCGACCTGGTCTGGCGCACGTCGGGGGAGCAGCGGCTCTCGAACTTCATGCTCTGGCAGGCCGCGTACAGCGAGTTCGTGTTCTCCGACGTGCTCTGGCCCGACGTCGACCGACGGCACCTGTGGGCCGCCATCGACACCTACGCCCGCCGTGATCGTCGCTACGGTGGCGCGCTCCCCAACCCGACCGCTTGA
- a CDS encoding metal ABC transporter ATP-binding protein encodes MNQPDTVLSIENGSVAIGGRPILRHINLSVRAGDFLALMGANGSGKSTLVRAMTGLRPLVAGQITIFGTEHSAFHAWHRVGFVPQRSTAASGVPTSVWETVASGRLTRRRLLHPLLPKDRRAIREALEVVGLEDRARDGISTLSGGQQQRALIARALAGEPELFFLDEPTAGVDLPNQQALARALSTLKERGATVVLVAHELGPLAALVDRAVVMRDGRIAYDGAPLADHEVHGPLFDHGHSHHHHVEVATRDHTAHVASPLDIERTEESH; translated from the coding sequence TTGAACCAGCCCGACACGGTCCTGAGCATCGAGAACGGGTCAGTCGCCATCGGCGGCCGGCCCATTCTCCGTCACATCAACCTGTCCGTCCGGGCCGGAGACTTCCTCGCCCTGATGGGTGCCAACGGCTCCGGGAAGTCCACGCTGGTGCGCGCGATGACCGGGCTGAGGCCACTCGTCGCCGGCCAGATCACCATCTTCGGTACCGAGCACTCGGCCTTCCACGCCTGGCACCGCGTCGGCTTCGTGCCCCAACGATCAACCGCCGCCAGCGGGGTGCCCACGTCGGTGTGGGAGACGGTCGCCTCGGGTCGCCTGACCCGCCGTCGTCTCCTGCACCCCCTGCTCCCCAAGGACCGTCGGGCGATCCGTGAAGCCCTCGAGGTCGTCGGCCTCGAGGACCGTGCACGCGACGGCATCAGCACGCTCTCCGGCGGTCAGCAGCAGCGCGCCCTGATCGCCCGCGCGTTGGCCGGCGAGCCGGAGCTCTTCTTCCTCGACGAACCCACCGCCGGTGTCGACCTCCCGAACCAGCAGGCACTCGCGCGTGCCCTGTCCACCCTGAAGGAACGCGGCGCGACGGTCGTGCTCGTCGCACACGAGCTCGGCCCCCTCGCGGCCCTGGTGGACCGGGCCGTCGTCATGCGCGACGGCCGGATCGCCTACGACGGGGCGCCGCTGGCCGACCACGAGGTGCACGGACCGCTCTTCGACCACGGGCACAGCCATCATCACCACGTCGAGGTGGCGACCCGAGACCACACCGCGCACGTGGCCTCGCCCCTCGACATCGAGCGCACCGAGGAGTCGCACTGA
- the recO gene encoding DNA repair protein RecO translates to MPLYRAEAVVLRTHKLGEADRIITLLTRNHGLVRAVAKGVRRTSSRWGSRLEPFTHVDLQLAEGRNLDVITQAETLTPFSSTLGADYDRYTSGTAMLETAERLIHEERQPSLQQFLLLVGGLRALTTPERRPGQVLDSYFLRSLSVAGYAPSFDRCARCDAPGPHRWFNPAAGGILCSSCRLPGSANPASETVAVLGGLLAGDWPLIEASEPRHLKEASGLVSAYLHWHIERRLRSLAYVER, encoded by the coding sequence GTGCCCCTCTATCGAGCCGAAGCCGTCGTGCTGCGCACCCACAAGCTGGGTGAGGCGGATCGGATCATCACCCTGCTGACCCGCAACCACGGGCTGGTGCGCGCGGTCGCCAAGGGCGTACGCCGTACGTCGTCGCGGTGGGGTTCCCGCCTGGAGCCGTTCACGCACGTCGACCTGCAGCTGGCCGAGGGGCGCAACCTCGACGTGATCACCCAGGCAGAGACGCTGACCCCGTTCTCGTCGACGCTGGGCGCCGACTACGACCGCTACACCTCGGGCACCGCGATGCTGGAGACCGCCGAACGGCTGATCCACGAGGAGCGCCAGCCGTCACTGCAGCAGTTCCTGCTGCTCGTCGGTGGGTTGCGTGCCCTGACCACACCAGAACGACGGCCCGGGCAGGTGCTCGACTCCTACTTCCTGCGGTCCCTGTCGGTGGCCGGCTACGCCCCGTCCTTCGACCGCTGCGCACGGTGTGACGCGCCGGGGCCGCACCGCTGGTTCAACCCCGCGGCCGGGGGCATCCTGTGCAGCAGCTGTCGGCTTCCGGGCTCGGCGAACCCGGCCTCCGAGACCGTGGCGGTGCTGGGCGGGCTGCTGGCGGGCGACTGGCCGTTGATCGAGGCCAGCGAGCCGCGGCACCTCAAGGAGGCCAGCGGCCTGGTCTCGGCCTACCTGCACTGGCACATCGAGCGCCGACTGCGGTCGCTGGCGTACGTCGAACGCTGA
- a CDS encoding type IV toxin-antitoxin system AbiEi family antitoxin domain-containing protein, whose protein sequence is MLTAYLHLAARFSGGHPQVDTGSLARWWNRRLSGCMIIHPNQPVESWFPLDPSEPFTRREARAAGLTDRNLREMIDLGLLRRPLRGVFLDHRQPDDLGTRVKVLAKVVPPGAFVADRTAGWLHGAEMILAPNDHLAVPKVSVFHLPGADRTRLALADSGERRMRPDDLCEVGGILVTTPLRTALDLGRLLRRQQALAGLDSMLRRGGFSHDMLLASVERFAKQRGVRQLRELAPLADGQSASPGESGLRLHWLDAGLPRPTLQIPHIEDGVTLFFLDMGLEELRFAAEYDGVAWHSSSEDVEHDRARRDYLRTNFGWRIDEFRKEHVYGRDQNADWILRDAIVEARRTFDHRIRFL, encoded by the coding sequence GTGTTGACGGCGTACCTGCATCTGGCTGCTCGATTTTCAGGCGGTCATCCACAGGTTGACACCGGGAGCCTCGCGCGCTGGTGGAACCGGCGCTTGTCTGGGTGCATGATCATCCACCCCAATCAACCGGTCGAATCCTGGTTCCCACTGGATCCCAGCGAGCCCTTCACCCGGCGTGAGGCTCGCGCGGCTGGTCTCACTGACCGCAACCTTCGGGAGATGATCGACCTCGGCCTGTTGCGCCGACCGCTGCGCGGGGTCTTCCTCGATCACCGGCAACCCGACGACCTGGGCACGCGCGTGAAGGTCCTGGCGAAGGTGGTGCCGCCCGGTGCCTTCGTGGCCGATCGGACCGCCGGCTGGCTGCACGGCGCGGAGATGATCCTGGCACCCAACGACCACCTAGCGGTTCCGAAGGTCTCGGTGTTCCACCTTCCCGGTGCCGATCGCACCAGACTGGCGCTGGCCGACAGCGGCGAGCGCCGGATGCGCCCCGATGACCTGTGCGAGGTCGGTGGCATCCTGGTCACCACGCCGCTTCGAACTGCACTCGACCTCGGTCGTCTCCTACGACGACAACAGGCATTGGCGGGACTCGACTCCATGCTCCGACGCGGCGGGTTCAGCCACGACATGCTGCTCGCCTCGGTCGAACGGTTCGCCAAGCAGCGGGGCGTGCGCCAGCTCAGAGAGCTCGCCCCGCTGGCGGACGGTCAGTCTGCGTCGCCCGGAGAATCTGGGCTGCGGCTCCACTGGCTTGATGCGGGCCTGCCACGTCCTACCCTCCAGATCCCCCACATCGAGGACGGAGTCACCCTCTTCTTCCTCGACATGGGACTCGAGGAATTGCGGTTCGCCGCCGAGTACGACGGGGTTGCCTGGCACTCGTCGTCCGAGGACGTCGAGCATGATCGGGCCCGCCGCGACTACCTGCGGACGAACTTCGGCTGGCGGATCGATGAGTTCCGCAAGGAACACGTCTACGGACGCGACCAGAACGCGGACTGGATCCTGCGGGACGCGATCGTCGAAGCCCGACGGACGTTCGACCATCGCATTCGGTTCCTGTGA